The genomic window GCGACGCGAGCCGGGGTTCGCCGGCCTCGCCGCCATCATTTGCGGCCAGCAACTCTCTACGTTTGCCGCAGCCGCAATCTGGAGCCGCGTCAGCACAGCCTTCAATCCGTTCGATCATGAGAAGCTGAAAAGCGCGCGCGCTGATCGCCTCGGCCGCCTCGGTCTCTCTGCGGCAAAGATCAAGACACTCAAATCCATCGCGCGAGAACTCAGCGACGAGCGTCTCAACCTCGACGTACTGGCAGAAGAGGACGCCGACGCCGCACATGCGACACTGACGAAATTACACGGTATCGGTCCATGGACTGCGGATATCTATCTGTTGTTCTGCCATTGGGCACGGTGACGCATGGCCGGCCGGTGACCTCGCGGTGCAGGAAGCCATGCGGATCGGTCTCGGGCTGAAGTCGCGCCCGACCGTGAAAGAGATGCAGCCGCTGGCTGAACCGTGGCGCCCCCTGCGTGGCGCAGCGGCGCATCTGTGGTGGTCGTATTACCGTGCCGTGAAAAAACGCGAAGGCGTGTTACCGTCGAATGACGAGCCCGCAACAAAAGCGGAGTCTCAACCCGCTTCAAACAAGAAACCCGTTTTAAACAAGGCAGTTGTCGCAAAGAAGTCACCGGCCAAAGGAAAGATCACGCCACCGAAGTGAACGAATCCAAGGCGGGAGCACGGACATGACAACGTCCACGCAGTTTGTCGTTGCACGCAATGATCTGAAGACCTGCAGGTTGATCGAGACGCCACTGCCCGAAGTGACGCAACTGCCCGAGACCGGTTTGCTCGTGAAGGTCGAACGCTTCGCCTTCACGGCGAACAACATAACCTATGCGCTGCTCGGGGACCAACTGAAATACTGGGATCTGTTTCCAGCTCCAGAGGGCTTCGGCAACATCCCGGTCTGGGGTTTCGGCAAGGTCGTCCAATCACGACATCCGGACGTTGCCACAGGCGAGATCCTGTTCGGCTATTTCCCGATGGCAACACATCTTGTGATCGAAGCATCGGACTTGAAGAAGGCGACTCTTCGCGACGGCGCTGCGCATCGCCAAAGCGTATCCCCGGTCTACAATTCCTATTCGCGTATCACCGGCGATCCAGCCTTTAGGGGTCGCGAGGGTGATTATCAGGCGCTGTTGCGGCCGCTGTTCATGTTGTCCTTCCTGGTGGACGATTTTCTCGCGGATGAAGATTTCTTCGGTGCGCAGAACGTCATCCTCTCAAGCGCCTCCAGCAAGACCGCGTTTGGACTGGCGTACCTGCTGCATAGCCATCGCAAGCCGGTGCGTGTCATCGGCCTGACATCCGCGGCAAATGCGAACTTCGTTCGATCGCTTGGCTGCTATGACGAGATTGTGACCTATGACAACATCAGCGACATCCCGGCAACCGCGCCGGTCGCATTTGTCGATATGGCGGGGAACGCAGAACTGCGCGGCAAGCTTCACCGGCACTTCGGCCCACAGATGAAATACAGCGGTCGCGTCGGCCTGACCCATCAGGACGCGGCACCAGACGACGACGCCTTGCCCGGCGCGAAGCCGACCTGGTTCTTCGCTCCTGATCAGCTCCGCAAACGCGCCAAGGAATGGGGGCCCGGTGGCATCGACCAGCGATTCGCGGCCGTCTGGTCTGGCTTCACAACGGCGCTGGGGCCCAAACTTGAAATCGTCGAAAGCCATGGCCCCAATGCAGTCCAGAAGGTCTATCTGGACACGCTCAAAGGCGACGTTCGGCCCTCACAGGCCCACATGCTGTCGCTCATCGAATAAGGCGGGAACAAGGTCCAGAACAAAATCATGCCATCAGAGACGCGTGGAAACGCTCTTCACAATCCCGTCACGCTCCCTGTAGTATGTCCATTGCAAGCTGCTTCGCAGCCAATTTAGGGGGCCAGGAGCGTTACTTGAACGCACATGTCTCGCAAGGTGGTTGGCCGGCACTGGTGCTAAATGCGGATTTCCGGCCGCTGAGTTACTATCCGCTCTCGCTTTGGTCGTGGCAGGACACGATCAAGGCGGTTTTTCTTGACCGCGTGAACATCGTCGCCAATTACGATCACGCAGTTCACAGCCCCTCATTCGAGATGCAGCTGCCGAGCGTGGTCTCGCTCAAGTCCTTCGTTCAGCCGACGATGCATCCGGCCTTCACCCGCTTCAACGTTTTCCTGCGCGACCGCTTCACCTGCCAATACTGTACGTCTCAGGAAGACCTAACCTTCGACCACATCATTCCGCGCTCCCGCGGCGGTCAAACGACCTGGGAGAACGTGGTCGCGGCATGTTCACCCTGTAATCTCCGCAAGGGCAACATGACCATGGAACAGGCAAGGATGTTCCCGCGCCAGACGCCCTACGCACCGACGGTGCATCAGCTTCACAGGAACGGCCGACTGTTTCCACCGAATTACCTGCACGAGAGCTGGCTCGACTATCTCTATTGGGATACCGAGCTCGATCCGTAAGCGTAGTTTTACTGATTTATATGCGAATTGAGCCCTAGGCTCGATAGGGTGCTTCGCGCGTTCAGATCCACGCCGCAGAGATGTCTGATGATGAGACACGTTGTGCCGGCGATGCTTTTCAGCGTCGCTGCCCTCATGAGCCCGCCTCCGTCGCACGCAAAAGATCTCCCCGTGAGGAAAATCCTCCCGAAAATTACCAGGGTTTCGTGGCTTTCGCTCGCGGTCCCGAATTTTGTTGCAGCAACGCCAGGAGTTGACGAAGCCGCTGCTGAAATCACGCGGTCCATCGGCGACGTTCTCGCTCGCAGCGGTCCGTATCCCTTCAAACAATCAGATGACCTCAATGCCGAGCGCGTTGGGCTAGATAACCCGCCGCAATTCTCGTTTTGGAAAGCTCATGGTGTCGGGCTCCTCCTGGTCGGCAGTGTCAGTGAAGCGGCAGACGGACGGTTGGAAGTCGGCTTTCGCCTTTGGGACACAATTGCCAAACGACAAATGGCTGGAAGAAGATATTTTGCCCCTGCTGAATTGAAGGAGCGACTTGCACTAACGCTTGCCGCTGAAGTCTTTGAAGAACTGGACCGAAGTCACGAATTCGCTCTCTCGCGAATCGAAGGGCGTTGACGGTCTCGTATCGTCTCGTGGATCTTTCCAATGACGCTTGGGACCTAACGAATGCGCCGGCCTCTTCATCGAGACCGACGCTTGGTTTTAGACCGTTGCTAATTTGTAGCGAGATGCCGCTTCGGTGCGAGACAGATACGGCCCAAGGTTCTTTCTCGCGGTGTCATACGTCTCCCAGACACTGGCATCGGGCAGCGAGGGGATTGTGATCAGTTCACGCTGATCGAATCCCGCCAGTGCAGCGTCGACCATCTCTTCAGCCGACATCACAATCTCCTGCGGCAGGTGCTCAACAGGCACTCCAGCACGGCTCCAGAATTCGGTGCGCGTCGCGCCCGGAAGCACGGCCTGGACCTGAACGCCCTTGCCGCCGATTTCGTGATTCAGCGACTGTGTTAAGCTCACGACGTAAGCTTTCGTGCCGCCGTAGCTGCCGTTCAAAAGCTCAGGCGCAATCGCAGCGATAGACGAGATGTTGATGATCACGCCATTGCCCCGCGCAACGAACCCGGGCGCAGCGGCGCGCGTCAGCCGCGTCAACGCAGTCACGTTGAGCTGGATCATCGCATCGAGCTGATCAACGTCCGAATCAACCAGCGGCTTGGTAGCACCGACTCCGGCGTTGTTGACGAGTGCCGTAATCGTCGCATCGGTCTTCAATCGGTCCTCGACCTTTAGCAAATCAGCTTTCGCGTTCAGATCGGCGGGAAGAATATCAATCTTGCGGCCGGTCTCTTTCGCGAGCCGCGCCGCCAGCGATTCGAGTCGCGGCTTGTCACGCGCGACCAGAATTAGGTCGTAGCCACGCCGTGCGAAGCGATCCGCGTAGATCGCTCCAATTCCCGATGACGATCCCGTGATGAGGGCCGCGCCCTTGCTGGATGGATTGGACATGTTGAAAGCTCCTATTCCTGGCCCCGGCGAGCCGCCGGCGTTGACGCAGCCAAACTAGGAGACTATCTGCGTGTCTCAAATGTCATTCTTACCTCATTTCAGGACATGATGAAAAAGATCGGCCTTGTGGTTTTTCCGGGTTTTCAGATTTTGGATCTGGTCGCAGCAACGGCATTTGAGCTCGCAAATGCCGCGGCTCAGCGTCCTGTCTATGACGTCCATCTGCTGTCTGAAAACGGCGGCTTGGTCCCTAGTTCATCGGGCGTGCGCGTCGAGACCGAGCGCTTCGCCGATCCTGGGTTCGATACCATCGTGACCATGGGCGCGATGGATGTGGCGCCATCTACGCCAGGGCTTCTTGCTTTTCTCAACGAGGCGAGCGCCGCGTCGCGGCGCACGGCGAGCATCTGCACCGGCGCATTTGTCCTTGCGGAAGCGGGGCTTCTCGATGGTCGCCGTGCAACGACCCACTGGGCTTTTGCGAGAAACATGCAGCAACAGTTTCCGAAGATCAAAGTGCAGGAAGACAAGATTTTTATTGTCGACGGTGACGTCTGGACATCTGCAGGCATGACAGCAGGCATCGATCTTTGCCTCGCTTTGATCGAGGCTGATCTCGGCGTCGAGATATCCCGCACCATCGCCAAGAAGCTTGTCGTCTATCATCGACGCACAGGCGGTCAGTCGCAATTTTCAGCCCTTCTGGAGCTTGAACCAAAATCGGACCGAATCCAGAGCGCGCTCGCTTACGCCCGGGAGAATCTACAAAAGGACCTCTCCGTCGAAGCGCTCGCCGAAGTGGCAAGGCTCAGCCCGCGCCAGTTTAGCCGGGCTTTCCGGTCAGAAACCGGACAATCTCCTGCAAAGGCCGTTGAGAATCTTCGTGTGGAGGCTGCACGGATCATGATCGATGAGGGCAAGCATCCCATCGATATAATTGCCCGAGAGACAGGCTTCTCCGATCCAGAACGCATGAGGCGTGCCTTCCTGCGTTCGTTCGGCCAGCCTCCGCAAGCCATCAAGCGGGCCGCAAGGATGAGGCAGGTCGCATAGCCGATGAATAAAGCAACTCACGCATGGAAATGAATAAGGCCCCGTGAGGGGCCTTATTTTTTACACCGCGTCCTTCGCAGCCTTGACCGGGCGCGCCCGGACGATCTTGCGGGCCGGCTTCGCCTTGAAAACCATCGGCTCACCGGTGAAGGGGTTGGTGCCCTTGCGAGCCTTGGTGGCGGGCTTCTTGATCACGACGAACTTGGCAAAGCCAGGAACGAGGAAGAGACCGTTCTTCTTCAGCTCCTTGTAGCCGATCGTCGCCATGGTCTCGAGAACACCCTTGATGTCCTTCTTCGAAAGCTCCGAGTGCTGCTCGTTGATCTTCTCGATGAGCTGCGACTTGGTCATTTGGGTTGCCATTGTGTCTCCAATTGCGTTGATTCGAATCACCGAACAGTATTGCGAAATCTGCGTTTCGCCTCATAGAGAATGCGATCTACACAGGTTTATAAGGGGTTTTTTGCATAAATTTCGCATTTTCCCGAGGAATCCCGGGAAAATTAGGCCCCGACAACCGCATATACCTTAAAAAAAGGGGAATCAGCGCGCCCGACGGAAGACAGAATCACCCTTGCCGCGACCGTGGCAAACTCTTCAGGGCAACAGGAGGGTGGCCGCGAGAGGCACCAAAAGCGACGTCACCAGCGCGTTCAGGCCCATGGCGATACCCGCGAACACGCCTGCGACCTCGTCAACCTGAAACGCTCGGGCGGTGCCAATACCATGCGATGCAAGGCCAGCAGCGAAGCCACGGGCGCGGAAGTCGGTGATGCCCAGTCTGTTCATCGTCGGGGTCACGACGATGGCTCCCATGATACCGGTAAGCACGGTTGCGACCGCCGTAATCGCCGGATTTGCTCCGAGCGTTTCGCTAATGCCCATGGCCACGCCTGCGGTTACGGATTTCGGCGCCAGCGACAACACGACATCTCTCGGGAGCCCGGCCAGTTCAGCGAACAGCACCACCGAGACGATGGCCGTGAGACAGCCCACCACAAGCGCCATTAGCATTGGCAAAATCGCGGACATGACTGTCTTGCGGTTCTCATAGAGCGGTATGGCGAGGGCGACGGTCGCGGGACCGAGCAGAAAATGCACGAACTGCGCGCCCCCGAAATAGACGGTGTAGCTTGTCCCGGTGGCGTGCAGGAAAACGCCGATGATCCAGATCGAATGCAGCACGGGATTTGCAAGCGGGTGCCGATGGGTTGCCAGGGAAGTCGCGTCGGCGACCGCATAGACCAGCAGCGTGACGGTCAGCCAGAGCAGTGGCGTCTTCGACAGATACACCCACAACGAGAACGGATCGTTGCTCATGGGGCACTCCGGCGGCGCGTGATGATCCGGCTTGTGAGCAGAAAGGTGCCGGCTGTGACCAACAGGGTCACGAGCACGGATCCGACAAGAATGACAAAAATCGCGATGCCGTGCTGGGCCAGCAGATCAAGTTGCTGCACAATGCCGACACCCGCCGGCACGAACAGCAGAGACAGATGCGCCAGCATGCCTTTTGCAGTGCCTTCAACTGCTCCCTTGCGCAGCGGTCCGCGAGCCAGCACCGCGAAGCGATCACGCAAGACCAGCGCGACGAAAAGAAAGACCAGTCCAACGACCGGCCCCGGCAAAGGCAGGTACAGCCCGCGCACGATCACTTCACCCATCAACTGGCAGATCAGAATCAGGCTAAGATTAGCGATCATGCAGCGCTCCCGCAGCTTCACTGACGACACTCTGCTGAGTGCTCGCTACACTGGTGTCCCGAATCCAAAGTTCGCCTCATCGCGCGGCGTGCTCCGTAGCGACCTTTGGATTCGAGAGGACACTAGCAAATTTATGATTCTAGTGGGTTCAGGTTCAGAATTTCGCTGGAAGGACTCGCAGGAAAGATCGAGCGAACTTCTGAACCACCACACCAGCAAGCTCAGATCGTGAGAAGATCAGGAGCGGTGGACAGTCATCCTATTTTGATGCGTTCCGGTAAAGGTCCGCGACACTCTTCCAGATCGCATCCTTGAACTGCACCACCGGGGGACTCGGCAATATCTCCGGAGGCACGGTGGCTTTCTTGCAGTCCTCGACAAGGCGCATCACCCAAACTTCGCCATCGGTGAAATAGCTATCGCCGCCGCCATTTCGCCCGAGCAGTGTCGGACCAAGCCCCATCACCTGATAGCGGGCGCTGACCATCCCTGCCGCCTGCAAAGTGCTTTCAACCAAATCGCGATCGAGATCGATATCGGGAGCGATGTGATGGGTGATGGCGCCCGTATAGTGACTAAGACCAACGCTTCGGTCGAAGGTCGCAGCCCCAAGCCAGACCGGCCTTCCCTCCTCACCATCCTTCAGCACCATCCAGAGCCGGACGTGATGCCGCTGATCTGCGCT from Nitrobacteraceae bacterium AZCC 1564 includes these protein-coding regions:
- a CDS encoding DNA-binding protein HU-beta (product_source=KO:K03530; cath_funfam=4.10.520.10; cog=COG0776; ko=KO:K03530; pfam=PF00216; smart=SM00411; superfamily=47729), which translates into the protein MATQMTKSQLIEKINEQHSELSKKDIKGVLETMATIGYKELKKNGLFLVPGFAKFVVIKKPATKARKGTNPFTGEPMVFKAKPARKIVRARPVKAAKDAV
- a CDS encoding holin-like protein (product_source=KO:K06518; cog=COG1380; ko=KO:K06518; pfam=PF03788; transmembrane_helix_parts=Outside_1_19,TMhelix_20_42,Inside_43_64,TMhelix_65_84,Outside_85_93,TMhelix_94_116,Inside_117_128), with translation MIANLSLILICQLMGEVIVRGLYLPLPGPVVGLVFLFVALVLRDRFAVLARGPLRKGAVEGTAKGMLAHLSLLFVPAGVGIVQQLDLLAQHGIAIFVILVGSVLVTLLVTAGTFLLTSRIITRRRSAP
- a CDS encoding hypothetical protein (product_source=Hypo-rule applied; pfam=PF14067; transmembrane_helix_parts=Outside_1_14,TMhelix_15_37,Inside_38_275) encodes the protein MSLHARLAVPKTRLLLRILLIVLIAYLLLAYLILPALWRHYEHQKKLDGLPMVTATAQGIPGDAINVGLVGSSKDVLCAMREAGWYAADPVTWKSSLEISGSVLLDQPYPHAPVSPLFYAGRREDLAFEKPVGKSADQRHHVRLWMVLKDGEEGRPVWLGAATFDRSVGLSHYTGAITHHIAPDIDLDRDLVESTLQAAGMVSARYQVMGLGPTLLGRNGGGDSYFTDGEVWVMRLVEDCKKATVPPEILPSPPVVQFKDAIWKSVADLYRNASK
- a CDS encoding 5-methylcytosine-specific restriction endonuclease McrA (product_source=COG1403; cog=COG1403; pfam=PF14279), with translation MNAHVSQGGWPALVLNADFRPLSYYPLSLWSWQDTIKAVFLDRVNIVANYDHAVHSPSFEMQLPSVVSLKSFVQPTMHPAFTRFNVFLRDRFTCQYCTSQEDLTFDHIIPRSRGGQTTWENVVAACSPCNLRKGNMTMEQARMFPRQTPYAPTVHQLHRNGRLFPPNYLHESWLDYLYWDTELDP
- a CDS encoding putative murein hydrolase (TIGR00659 family) (product_source=TIGR00659; cath_funfam=1.20.120.610; cog=COG1346; pfam=PF04172; tigrfam=TIGR00659; transmembrane_helix_parts=Outside_1_14,TMhelix_15_37,Inside_38_45,TMhelix_46_68,Outside_69_72,TMhelix_73_90,Inside_91_102,TMhelix_103_125,Outside_126_151,TMhelix_152_174,Inside_175_210,TMhelix_211_233,Outside_234_240), producing the protein MSNDPFSLWVYLSKTPLLWLTVTLLVYAVADATSLATHRHPLANPVLHSIWIIGVFLHATGTSYTVYFGGAQFVHFLLGPATVALAIPLYENRKTVMSAILPMLMALVVGCLTAIVSVVLFAELAGLPRDVVLSLAPKSVTAGVAMGISETLGANPAITAVATVLTGIMGAIVVTPTMNRLGITDFRARGFAAGLASHGIGTARAFQVDEVAGVFAGIAMGLNALVTSLLVPLAATLLLP
- a CDS encoding transcriptional regulator GlxA family with amidase domain (product_source=COG4977; cath_funfam=1.10.10.60,3.40.50.880; cog=COG4977; pfam=PF01965,PF12833; smart=SM00342; superfamily=46689,52317), with product MKKIGLVVFPGFQILDLVAATAFELANAAAQRPVYDVHLLSENGGLVPSSSGVRVETERFADPGFDTIVTMGAMDVAPSTPGLLAFLNEASAASRRTASICTGAFVLAEAGLLDGRRATTHWAFARNMQQQFPKIKVQEDKIFIVDGDVWTSAGMTAGIDLCLALIEADLGVEISRTIAKKLVVYHRRTGGQSQFSALLELEPKSDRIQSALAYARENLQKDLSVEALAEVARLSPRQFSRAFRSETGQSPAKAVENLRVEAARIMIDEGKHPIDIIARETGFSDPERMRRAFLRSFGQPPQAIKRAARMRQVA
- a CDS encoding hypothetical protein (product_source=Hypo-rule applied; cath_funfam=3.40.50.10070; cleavage_site_network=SignalP-noTM; pfam=PF04052; superfamily=52964), whose product is MMRHVVPAMLFSVAALMSPPPSHAKDLPVRKILPKITRVSWLSLAVPNFVAATPGVDEAAAEITRSIGDVLARSGPYPFKQSDDLNAERVGLDNPPQFSFWKAHGVGLLLVGSVSEAADGRLEVGFRLWDTIAKRQMAGRRYFAPAELKERLALTLAAEVFEELDRSHEFALSRIEGR
- a CDS encoding hypothetical protein (product_source=Hypo-rule applied; pfam=PF11017; superfamily=50129), coding for MTTSTQFVVARNDLKTCRLIETPLPEVTQLPETGLLVKVERFAFTANNITYALLGDQLKYWDLFPAPEGFGNIPVWGFGKVVQSRHPDVATGEILFGYFPMATHLVIEASDLKKATLRDGAAHRQSVSPVYNSYSRITGDPAFRGREGDYQALLRPLFMLSFLVDDFLADEDFFGAQNVILSSASSKTAFGLAYLLHSHRKPVRVIGLTSAANANFVRSLGCYDEIVTYDNISDIPATAPVAFVDMAGNAELRGKLHRHFGPQMKYSGRVGLTHQDAAPDDDALPGAKPTWFFAPDQLRKRAKEWGPGGIDQRFAAVWSGFTTALGPKLEIVESHGPNAVQKVYLDTLKGDVRPSQAHMLSLIE
- a CDS encoding 3-methyladenine DNA glycosylase/8-oxoguanine DNA glycosylase (product_source=COG0122; cath_funfam=1.10.340.30; cog=COG0122; pfam=PF00730; smart=SM00278; superfamily=48150), which encodes MLTNSMTVHLNTQGDLEDAIQALVKLDPRLRPVLDIAGMPSLRRREPGFAGLAAIICGQQLSTFAAAAIWSRVSTAFNPFDHEKLKSARADRLGRLGLSAAKIKTLKSIARELSDERLNLDVLAEEDADAAHATLTKLHGIGPWTADIYLLFCHWAR
- a CDS encoding short-subunit dehydrogenase (product_source=COG0300; cath_funfam=3.40.50.720; cog=COG0300; ko=KO:K07124; pfam=PF00106; superfamily=51735), whose product is MSNPSSKGAALITGSSSGIGAIYADRFARRGYDLILVARDKPRLESLAARLAKETGRKIDILPADLNAKADLLKVEDRLKTDATITALVNNAGVGATKPLVDSDVDQLDAMIQLNVTALTRLTRAAAPGFVARGNGVIINISSIAAIAPELLNGSYGGTKAYVVSLTQSLNHEIGGKGVQVQAVLPGATRTEFWSRAGVPVEHLPQEIVMSAEEMVDAALAGFDQRELITIPSLPDASVWETYDTARKNLGPYLSRTEAASRYKLATV
- a CDS encoding hypothetical protein (product_source=Hypo-rule applied; cath_funfam=1.10.1670.10) yields the protein MRIGLGLKSRPTVKEMQPLAEPWRPLRGAAAHLWWSYYRAVKKREGVLPSNDEPATKAESQPASNKKPVLNKAVVAKKSPAKGKITPPK